A DNA window from Takifugu flavidus isolate HTHZ2018 chromosome 15, ASM371156v2, whole genome shotgun sequence contains the following coding sequences:
- the LOC130539297 gene encoding choline transporter-like protein 5-A isoform X2 gives MATSRYSSATVPNPIPSDKSSHVYGEPHKFDPLFRGPVHRRKCTDVICCLVFFIVIFLYLALGVIAWLHGDPKKLIHPTNSYGQFCGQKGTHNFNKPILFYFNILKCTNPAILINLQCPTTQMCVSKCPDRFATFSEMQQQYNVSRKKWEYYRQFCKPEFNNPQKPVSEVLRDDDCPSMIYPSRPIFQRCVPDFNIVNETLMTVNQTRFKEALEITNAVPELQDAAKNIAGLADTKELRIKIAEDYAKSWKWILVGLLMSLAVSLVFIILLRFTAGLLLWITIASVVLLLAYEKPGSDVSIVEVGFHTDLQVYLQLRQTWILMLVFLGVAEASITLMLISLRRRIQVAIALLREASKAISHITSTLFYPLITFLMLTICLLYWAVTAVYLASSGEPVYKVVSSEGSCPSANSTCTPEFFNRSDISKYELCQGSQCLFAFYGGETSYHRYVFWFQLSNLLLFFWLVNFSLALEQCSLAGAFASYYWSSKKPCDIPSCPLFLSFFRAIRYHTGSLAFGALIVSVVQLIKIVLQYMDQKLRGLNNSLSRFIAHCLKCCFWCLEKLICYVNHNAYIMMAIYGKSFCTSAREAFFLLMRNVVRVFVLDRVTDFLLFLGKLLVSGGIGVLGLFLSRHIPYVQEVPDLNFHWVPLLTVVAISYLIAHAFFSVYATCVDTLFLCLCDELERNDGSPEKPFIMSPELHRILGKSSRVH, from the exons gaGAACCACACAAGTTTGATCCCCTCTTCAGAGGCCCGGTCCACAGAAG AAAGTGCACCGATGTCATTTGTTGCCTGGTCTTCTTTATTGTCATCTTCTTATATTTGGCCTTGGGAGTAATAG CCTGGTTACATGGGGATCCCAAGAAGTTGATTCATCCAACAAATAGCTATGGTCAGTTCTGTGGTCAGAAAGGAACTCACAATTT CAATAAGCCCATCCTGTTCTATTTCAACATTTTGAAGTGTACCAACCCAGCTATACTGATCAACCTGCAGTGTCCCACAACTCAG atgtgtgtgtccaAGTGTCCAGACAGGTTTGCCACCTTCAGTGagatgcagcaacaatataatGTCAGCAGGAAGAAATGGGAATATTACAGACAGTTCTGTAAACCCGAGTTTAATAATCCTCAAAAG CCAGTTTCTGAGGTTCTGCGAGATGACGACTGCCCCTCTATGATCTATCCCAGCAGACCAA tttttcAGAGGTGTGTACCAGACTTCAACATTGTGAATGAAACTCTGATGACAGTCAATCAAACCAGATTTAAAGAAGCTCTGGAAATAACAAATGCTGTGCCTGAACTCCAAGATGCTGCCAA AAACATAGCAGGACTAGCGGACACTAAAGAGCTGAGAATAAAGATAGCCGAAGATTATGCCAAGTCATGGAAGTGGATACTCGT AGGTCTGTTGATGTCTCTGGCTGTTAGCTTGGTGTTCATCATTTTGCTGAGGTTCACAGCTGGGTTGTTACTGTGGATCACCATCGCCAgtgttgtactgctgctggCTTATG AAAAACCTGGATCAGATGTTTCTATTGTTGAAGTTGGCTTCCACACGGACCTGCAGGTTTACCTCCAGCTCCGACAGACCTGGATCCTCATGC TGGTCTTTTTGGGAGTGGCAGAAGCTTCAATCACTCTGATGCTGATCTCCTTAAGGAGACGAATTCAAGTGGCTATCGCCTTGCTCAGAGAGGCGAGCAA aGCCATCAGCCACATAACCTCAACCCTCTTTTATCCTCTCATCACTTTTCTAATGTTGACTATTTGCCTCTTGTACTGGGCAGTTACAGCCGT CTACCTTGCATCCTCTGGGGAACCAGTCTATAAGGTTGTTTCTTCTGAAGGGAGCTGCCCCTCTGCCAACAGTACATGCACGCCTGAG TTCTTCAACAGAAGTGACATTTCCAAATATGAGCTATGTCAGGGCTCACAGTGTCTGTTTGCCTTCTACGGCGGGGAGACATCTTACCATCGCTACGTCTTCTGGTTTCAGCTGTCCaatctgctgctcttcttttgGTTGGTCAACTTTAGTTTGGCTCTAGAGCAGTGCTCCCTGGCTGGGGCATTTGCAAGCTACTATTGGTCCAGTAAGAAGCCTTGTGACATCCCATCTTGTCCACTGTTTTTGTCATTCTTCAGGGCCATCAG ATATCACACAGGATCTTTGGCATTTGGGGCTTTAATTGTTTCAGTTGTCCAACTGATCAAAATTGTGCTTCAGTACATGGATCAGAAACTCAGAG GTTTAAACAACAGCTTGTCCAGGTTCATAGCACACTGTCTGAAATGCTGTTTCTGGTGTTTGGAGAAATTAATCTGCTACGTGAACCACAATGCATACATCATG ATGGCAATCTATGGAAAGAGCTTCTGTACGTCGGCCAGAGAAGCTTTCTTTCTCCTCATGAGGAATGTAGTTAG GGTTTTTGTTCTTGACAGAGTGACAGatttcctgttgtttcttgGCAAATTACTAGTATCAGGAGGAATTG GTGTACTCGGGCTCTTCCTGTCCAGGCACATCCCATATGTCCAAGAAGTTCCTGATTTGAACTTCCACTGGGTCCCTCTACTG ACGGTGGTGGCAATCTCATATCTGATTGCTCATGCCTTCTTCAGCGTCTACGCCACATGTGTGGAtactctcttcctctgtttat gtgATGAGTTAGAAAGGAATGATGGAAGTCCAGAAAAACCATTCATTATGTCCCCTGAACTGCACAGAATCTTGGGTAAATCCAGCCGGGTGCATTAG
- the LOC130539297 gene encoding choline transporter-like protein 5-A isoform X1, translated as MATSRYSSATVPNPIPSDKSSHVYGEPHKFDPLFRGPVHRRKCTDVICCLVFFIVIFLYLALGVIAWLHGDPKKLIHPTNSYGQFCGQKGTHNFNKPILFYFNILKCTNPAILINLQCPTTQMCVSKCPDRFATFSEMQQQYNVSRKKWEYYRQFCKPEFNNPQKPVSEVLRDDDCPSMIYPSRPIFQRCVPDFNIVNETLMTVNQTRFKEALEITNAVPELQDAAKNIAGLADTKELRIKIAEDYAKSWKWILVGLLMSLAVSLVFIILLRFTAGLLLWITIASVVLLLAYGIWFCFTEFSLLKEKPGSDVSIVEVGFHTDLQVYLQLRQTWILMLVFLGVAEASITLMLISLRRRIQVAIALLREASKAISHITSTLFYPLITFLMLTICLLYWAVTAVYLASSGEPVYKVVSSEGSCPSANSTCTPEFFNRSDISKYELCQGSQCLFAFYGGETSYHRYVFWFQLSNLLLFFWLVNFSLALEQCSLAGAFASYYWSSKKPCDIPSCPLFLSFFRAIRYHTGSLAFGALIVSVVQLIKIVLQYMDQKLRGLNNSLSRFIAHCLKCCFWCLEKLICYVNHNAYIMMAIYGKSFCTSAREAFFLLMRNVVRVFVLDRVTDFLLFLGKLLVSGGIGVLGLFLSRHIPYVQEVPDLNFHWVPLLTVVAISYLIAHAFFSVYATCVDTLFLCLCDELERNDGSPEKPFIMSPELHRILGKSSRVH; from the exons gaGAACCACACAAGTTTGATCCCCTCTTCAGAGGCCCGGTCCACAGAAG AAAGTGCACCGATGTCATTTGTTGCCTGGTCTTCTTTATTGTCATCTTCTTATATTTGGCCTTGGGAGTAATAG CCTGGTTACATGGGGATCCCAAGAAGTTGATTCATCCAACAAATAGCTATGGTCAGTTCTGTGGTCAGAAAGGAACTCACAATTT CAATAAGCCCATCCTGTTCTATTTCAACATTTTGAAGTGTACCAACCCAGCTATACTGATCAACCTGCAGTGTCCCACAACTCAG atgtgtgtgtccaAGTGTCCAGACAGGTTTGCCACCTTCAGTGagatgcagcaacaatataatGTCAGCAGGAAGAAATGGGAATATTACAGACAGTTCTGTAAACCCGAGTTTAATAATCCTCAAAAG CCAGTTTCTGAGGTTCTGCGAGATGACGACTGCCCCTCTATGATCTATCCCAGCAGACCAA tttttcAGAGGTGTGTACCAGACTTCAACATTGTGAATGAAACTCTGATGACAGTCAATCAAACCAGATTTAAAGAAGCTCTGGAAATAACAAATGCTGTGCCTGAACTCCAAGATGCTGCCAA AAACATAGCAGGACTAGCGGACACTAAAGAGCTGAGAATAAAGATAGCCGAAGATTATGCCAAGTCATGGAAGTGGATACTCGT AGGTCTGTTGATGTCTCTGGCTGTTAGCTTGGTGTTCATCATTTTGCTGAGGTTCACAGCTGGGTTGTTACTGTGGATCACCATCGCCAgtgttgtactgctgctggCTTATG gtatttggttttgtttcacGGAGTTCTCCCTGCTCAAAGAAAAACCTGGATCAGATGTTTCTATTGTTGAAGTTGGCTTCCACACGGACCTGCAGGTTTACCTCCAGCTCCGACAGACCTGGATCCTCATGC TGGTCTTTTTGGGAGTGGCAGAAGCTTCAATCACTCTGATGCTGATCTCCTTAAGGAGACGAATTCAAGTGGCTATCGCCTTGCTCAGAGAGGCGAGCAA aGCCATCAGCCACATAACCTCAACCCTCTTTTATCCTCTCATCACTTTTCTAATGTTGACTATTTGCCTCTTGTACTGGGCAGTTACAGCCGT CTACCTTGCATCCTCTGGGGAACCAGTCTATAAGGTTGTTTCTTCTGAAGGGAGCTGCCCCTCTGCCAACAGTACATGCACGCCTGAG TTCTTCAACAGAAGTGACATTTCCAAATATGAGCTATGTCAGGGCTCACAGTGTCTGTTTGCCTTCTACGGCGGGGAGACATCTTACCATCGCTACGTCTTCTGGTTTCAGCTGTCCaatctgctgctcttcttttgGTTGGTCAACTTTAGTTTGGCTCTAGAGCAGTGCTCCCTGGCTGGGGCATTTGCAAGCTACTATTGGTCCAGTAAGAAGCCTTGTGACATCCCATCTTGTCCACTGTTTTTGTCATTCTTCAGGGCCATCAG ATATCACACAGGATCTTTGGCATTTGGGGCTTTAATTGTTTCAGTTGTCCAACTGATCAAAATTGTGCTTCAGTACATGGATCAGAAACTCAGAG GTTTAAACAACAGCTTGTCCAGGTTCATAGCACACTGTCTGAAATGCTGTTTCTGGTGTTTGGAGAAATTAATCTGCTACGTGAACCACAATGCATACATCATG ATGGCAATCTATGGAAAGAGCTTCTGTACGTCGGCCAGAGAAGCTTTCTTTCTCCTCATGAGGAATGTAGTTAG GGTTTTTGTTCTTGACAGAGTGACAGatttcctgttgtttcttgGCAAATTACTAGTATCAGGAGGAATTG GTGTACTCGGGCTCTTCCTGTCCAGGCACATCCCATATGTCCAAGAAGTTCCTGATTTGAACTTCCACTGGGTCCCTCTACTG ACGGTGGTGGCAATCTCATATCTGATTGCTCATGCCTTCTTCAGCGTCTACGCCACATGTGTGGAtactctcttcctctgtttat gtgATGAGTTAGAAAGGAATGATGGAAGTCCAGAAAAACCATTCATTATGTCCCCTGAACTGCACAGAATCTTGGGTAAATCCAGCCGGGTGCATTAG
- the LOC130539297 gene encoding choline transporter-like protein 5-A isoform X5, with protein MCVSKCPDRFATFSEMQQQYNVSRKKWEYYRQFCKPEFNNPQKPVSEVLRDDDCPSMIYPSRPIFQRCVPDFNIVNETLMTVNQTRFKEALEITNAVPELQDAAKNIAGLADTKELRIKIAEDYAKSWKWILVGLLMSLAVSLVFIILLRFTAGLLLWITIASVVLLLAYGIWFCFTEFSLLKEKPGSDVSIVEVGFHTDLQVYLQLRQTWILMLVFLGVAEASITLMLISLRRRIQVAIALLREASKAISHITSTLFYPLITFLMLTICLLYWAVTAVYLASSGEPVYKVVSSEGSCPSANSTCTPEFFNRSDISKYELCQGSQCLFAFYGGETSYHRYVFWFQLSNLLLFFWLVNFSLALEQCSLAGAFASYYWSSKKPCDIPSCPLFLSFFRAIRYHTGSLAFGALIVSVVQLIKIVLQYMDQKLRGLNNSLSRFIAHCLKCCFWCLEKLICYVNHNAYIMMAIYGKSFCTSAREAFFLLMRNVVRVFVLDRVTDFLLFLGKLLVSGGIGVLGLFLSRHIPYVQEVPDLNFHWVPLLTVVAISYLIAHAFFSVYATCVDTLFLCLCDELERNDGSPEKPFIMSPELHRILGKSSRVH; from the exons atgtgtgtgtccaAGTGTCCAGACAGGTTTGCCACCTTCAGTGagatgcagcaacaatataatGTCAGCAGGAAGAAATGGGAATATTACAGACAGTTCTGTAAACCCGAGTTTAATAATCCTCAAAAG CCAGTTTCTGAGGTTCTGCGAGATGACGACTGCCCCTCTATGATCTATCCCAGCAGACCAA tttttcAGAGGTGTGTACCAGACTTCAACATTGTGAATGAAACTCTGATGACAGTCAATCAAACCAGATTTAAAGAAGCTCTGGAAATAACAAATGCTGTGCCTGAACTCCAAGATGCTGCCAA AAACATAGCAGGACTAGCGGACACTAAAGAGCTGAGAATAAAGATAGCCGAAGATTATGCCAAGTCATGGAAGTGGATACTCGT AGGTCTGTTGATGTCTCTGGCTGTTAGCTTGGTGTTCATCATTTTGCTGAGGTTCACAGCTGGGTTGTTACTGTGGATCACCATCGCCAgtgttgtactgctgctggCTTATG gtatttggttttgtttcacGGAGTTCTCCCTGCTCAAAGAAAAACCTGGATCAGATGTTTCTATTGTTGAAGTTGGCTTCCACACGGACCTGCAGGTTTACCTCCAGCTCCGACAGACCTGGATCCTCATGC TGGTCTTTTTGGGAGTGGCAGAAGCTTCAATCACTCTGATGCTGATCTCCTTAAGGAGACGAATTCAAGTGGCTATCGCCTTGCTCAGAGAGGCGAGCAA aGCCATCAGCCACATAACCTCAACCCTCTTTTATCCTCTCATCACTTTTCTAATGTTGACTATTTGCCTCTTGTACTGGGCAGTTACAGCCGT CTACCTTGCATCCTCTGGGGAACCAGTCTATAAGGTTGTTTCTTCTGAAGGGAGCTGCCCCTCTGCCAACAGTACATGCACGCCTGAG TTCTTCAACAGAAGTGACATTTCCAAATATGAGCTATGTCAGGGCTCACAGTGTCTGTTTGCCTTCTACGGCGGGGAGACATCTTACCATCGCTACGTCTTCTGGTTTCAGCTGTCCaatctgctgctcttcttttgGTTGGTCAACTTTAGTTTGGCTCTAGAGCAGTGCTCCCTGGCTGGGGCATTTGCAAGCTACTATTGGTCCAGTAAGAAGCCTTGTGACATCCCATCTTGTCCACTGTTTTTGTCATTCTTCAGGGCCATCAG ATATCACACAGGATCTTTGGCATTTGGGGCTTTAATTGTTTCAGTTGTCCAACTGATCAAAATTGTGCTTCAGTACATGGATCAGAAACTCAGAG GTTTAAACAACAGCTTGTCCAGGTTCATAGCACACTGTCTGAAATGCTGTTTCTGGTGTTTGGAGAAATTAATCTGCTACGTGAACCACAATGCATACATCATG ATGGCAATCTATGGAAAGAGCTTCTGTACGTCGGCCAGAGAAGCTTTCTTTCTCCTCATGAGGAATGTAGTTAG GGTTTTTGTTCTTGACAGAGTGACAGatttcctgttgtttcttgGCAAATTACTAGTATCAGGAGGAATTG GTGTACTCGGGCTCTTCCTGTCCAGGCACATCCCATATGTCCAAGAAGTTCCTGATTTGAACTTCCACTGGGTCCCTCTACTG ACGGTGGTGGCAATCTCATATCTGATTGCTCATGCCTTCTTCAGCGTCTACGCCACATGTGTGGAtactctcttcctctgtttat gtgATGAGTTAGAAAGGAATGATGGAAGTCCAGAAAAACCATTCATTATGTCCCCTGAACTGCACAGAATCTTGGGTAAATCCAGCCGGGTGCATTAG
- the LOC130539297 gene encoding choline transporter-like protein 5-A isoform X3 yields the protein MVKHPSTGEPHKFDPLFRGPVHRRKCTDVICCLVFFIVIFLYLALGVIAWLHGDPKKLIHPTNSYGQFCGQKGTHNFNKPILFYFNILKCTNPAILINLQCPTTQMCVSKCPDRFATFSEMQQQYNVSRKKWEYYRQFCKPEFNNPQKPVSEVLRDDDCPSMIYPSRPIFQRCVPDFNIVNETLMTVNQTRFKEALEITNAVPELQDAAKNIAGLADTKELRIKIAEDYAKSWKWILVGLLMSLAVSLVFIILLRFTAGLLLWITIASVVLLLAYGIWFCFTEFSLLKEKPGSDVSIVEVGFHTDLQVYLQLRQTWILMLVFLGVAEASITLMLISLRRRIQVAIALLREASKAISHITSTLFYPLITFLMLTICLLYWAVTAVYLASSGEPVYKVVSSEGSCPSANSTCTPEFFNRSDISKYELCQGSQCLFAFYGGETSYHRYVFWFQLSNLLLFFWLVNFSLALEQCSLAGAFASYYWSSKKPCDIPSCPLFLSFFRAIRYHTGSLAFGALIVSVVQLIKIVLQYMDQKLRGLNNSLSRFIAHCLKCCFWCLEKLICYVNHNAYIMMAIYGKSFCTSAREAFFLLMRNVVRVFVLDRVTDFLLFLGKLLVSGGIGVLGLFLSRHIPYVQEVPDLNFHWVPLLTVVAISYLIAHAFFSVYATCVDTLFLCLCDELERNDGSPEKPFIMSPELHRILGKSSRVH from the exons atggtaaaacatccttcaacag gaGAACCACACAAGTTTGATCCCCTCTTCAGAGGCCCGGTCCACAGAAG AAAGTGCACCGATGTCATTTGTTGCCTGGTCTTCTTTATTGTCATCTTCTTATATTTGGCCTTGGGAGTAATAG CCTGGTTACATGGGGATCCCAAGAAGTTGATTCATCCAACAAATAGCTATGGTCAGTTCTGTGGTCAGAAAGGAACTCACAATTT CAATAAGCCCATCCTGTTCTATTTCAACATTTTGAAGTGTACCAACCCAGCTATACTGATCAACCTGCAGTGTCCCACAACTCAG atgtgtgtgtccaAGTGTCCAGACAGGTTTGCCACCTTCAGTGagatgcagcaacaatataatGTCAGCAGGAAGAAATGGGAATATTACAGACAGTTCTGTAAACCCGAGTTTAATAATCCTCAAAAG CCAGTTTCTGAGGTTCTGCGAGATGACGACTGCCCCTCTATGATCTATCCCAGCAGACCAA tttttcAGAGGTGTGTACCAGACTTCAACATTGTGAATGAAACTCTGATGACAGTCAATCAAACCAGATTTAAAGAAGCTCTGGAAATAACAAATGCTGTGCCTGAACTCCAAGATGCTGCCAA AAACATAGCAGGACTAGCGGACACTAAAGAGCTGAGAATAAAGATAGCCGAAGATTATGCCAAGTCATGGAAGTGGATACTCGT AGGTCTGTTGATGTCTCTGGCTGTTAGCTTGGTGTTCATCATTTTGCTGAGGTTCACAGCTGGGTTGTTACTGTGGATCACCATCGCCAgtgttgtactgctgctggCTTATG gtatttggttttgtttcacGGAGTTCTCCCTGCTCAAAGAAAAACCTGGATCAGATGTTTCTATTGTTGAAGTTGGCTTCCACACGGACCTGCAGGTTTACCTCCAGCTCCGACAGACCTGGATCCTCATGC TGGTCTTTTTGGGAGTGGCAGAAGCTTCAATCACTCTGATGCTGATCTCCTTAAGGAGACGAATTCAAGTGGCTATCGCCTTGCTCAGAGAGGCGAGCAA aGCCATCAGCCACATAACCTCAACCCTCTTTTATCCTCTCATCACTTTTCTAATGTTGACTATTTGCCTCTTGTACTGGGCAGTTACAGCCGT CTACCTTGCATCCTCTGGGGAACCAGTCTATAAGGTTGTTTCTTCTGAAGGGAGCTGCCCCTCTGCCAACAGTACATGCACGCCTGAG TTCTTCAACAGAAGTGACATTTCCAAATATGAGCTATGTCAGGGCTCACAGTGTCTGTTTGCCTTCTACGGCGGGGAGACATCTTACCATCGCTACGTCTTCTGGTTTCAGCTGTCCaatctgctgctcttcttttgGTTGGTCAACTTTAGTTTGGCTCTAGAGCAGTGCTCCCTGGCTGGGGCATTTGCAAGCTACTATTGGTCCAGTAAGAAGCCTTGTGACATCCCATCTTGTCCACTGTTTTTGTCATTCTTCAGGGCCATCAG ATATCACACAGGATCTTTGGCATTTGGGGCTTTAATTGTTTCAGTTGTCCAACTGATCAAAATTGTGCTTCAGTACATGGATCAGAAACTCAGAG GTTTAAACAACAGCTTGTCCAGGTTCATAGCACACTGTCTGAAATGCTGTTTCTGGTGTTTGGAGAAATTAATCTGCTACGTGAACCACAATGCATACATCATG ATGGCAATCTATGGAAAGAGCTTCTGTACGTCGGCCAGAGAAGCTTTCTTTCTCCTCATGAGGAATGTAGTTAG GGTTTTTGTTCTTGACAGAGTGACAGatttcctgttgtttcttgGCAAATTACTAGTATCAGGAGGAATTG GTGTACTCGGGCTCTTCCTGTCCAGGCACATCCCATATGTCCAAGAAGTTCCTGATTTGAACTTCCACTGGGTCCCTCTACTG ACGGTGGTGGCAATCTCATATCTGATTGCTCATGCCTTCTTCAGCGTCTACGCCACATGTGTGGAtactctcttcctctgtttat gtgATGAGTTAGAAAGGAATGATGGAAGTCCAGAAAAACCATTCATTATGTCCCCTGAACTGCACAGAATCTTGGGTAAATCCAGCCGGGTGCATTAG
- the LOC130539297 gene encoding choline transporter-like protein 5-A isoform X4, which yields MATSRYSSATVPNPIPSDKSSHVYGEPHKFDPLFRGPVHRRKCTDVICCLVFFIVIFLYLALGVIAWLHGDPKKLIHPTNSYGQFCGQKGTHNFNKPILFYFNILKCTNPAILINLQCPTTQMCVSKCPDRFATFSEMQQQYNVSRKKWEYYRQFCKPEFNNPQKPVSEVLRDDDCPSMIYPSRPIFQRCVPDFNIVNETLMTVNQTRFKEALEITNAVPELQDAAKNIAGLADTKELRIKIAEDYAKSWKWILVGLLMSLAVSLVFIILLRFTAGLLLWITIASVVLLLAYGIWFCFTEFSLLKEKPGSDVSIVEVGFHTDLQVYLQLRQTWILMLVFLGVAEASITLMLISLRRRIQVAIALLREASKAISHITSTLFYPLITFLMLTICLLYWAVTAVYLASSGEPVYKVVSSEGSCPSANSTCTPEFFNRSDISKYELCQGSQCLFAFYGGETSYHRYVFWFQLSNLLLFFWLVNFSLALEQCSLAGAFASYYWSSKKPCDIPSCPLFLSFFRAIRYHTGSLAFGALIVSVVQLIKIVLQYMDQKLRGLNNSLSRFIAHCLKCCFWCLEKLICYVNHNAYIMMAIYGKSFCTSAREAFFLLMRNVVRVFVLDRVTDFLLFLGKLLVSGGIGVLGLFLSRHIPYVQEVPDLNFHWVPLLVRMITHQ from the exons gaGAACCACACAAGTTTGATCCCCTCTTCAGAGGCCCGGTCCACAGAAG AAAGTGCACCGATGTCATTTGTTGCCTGGTCTTCTTTATTGTCATCTTCTTATATTTGGCCTTGGGAGTAATAG CCTGGTTACATGGGGATCCCAAGAAGTTGATTCATCCAACAAATAGCTATGGTCAGTTCTGTGGTCAGAAAGGAACTCACAATTT CAATAAGCCCATCCTGTTCTATTTCAACATTTTGAAGTGTACCAACCCAGCTATACTGATCAACCTGCAGTGTCCCACAACTCAG atgtgtgtgtccaAGTGTCCAGACAGGTTTGCCACCTTCAGTGagatgcagcaacaatataatGTCAGCAGGAAGAAATGGGAATATTACAGACAGTTCTGTAAACCCGAGTTTAATAATCCTCAAAAG CCAGTTTCTGAGGTTCTGCGAGATGACGACTGCCCCTCTATGATCTATCCCAGCAGACCAA tttttcAGAGGTGTGTACCAGACTTCAACATTGTGAATGAAACTCTGATGACAGTCAATCAAACCAGATTTAAAGAAGCTCTGGAAATAACAAATGCTGTGCCTGAACTCCAAGATGCTGCCAA AAACATAGCAGGACTAGCGGACACTAAAGAGCTGAGAATAAAGATAGCCGAAGATTATGCCAAGTCATGGAAGTGGATACTCGT AGGTCTGTTGATGTCTCTGGCTGTTAGCTTGGTGTTCATCATTTTGCTGAGGTTCACAGCTGGGTTGTTACTGTGGATCACCATCGCCAgtgttgtactgctgctggCTTATG gtatttggttttgtttcacGGAGTTCTCCCTGCTCAAAGAAAAACCTGGATCAGATGTTTCTATTGTTGAAGTTGGCTTCCACACGGACCTGCAGGTTTACCTCCAGCTCCGACAGACCTGGATCCTCATGC TGGTCTTTTTGGGAGTGGCAGAAGCTTCAATCACTCTGATGCTGATCTCCTTAAGGAGACGAATTCAAGTGGCTATCGCCTTGCTCAGAGAGGCGAGCAA aGCCATCAGCCACATAACCTCAACCCTCTTTTATCCTCTCATCACTTTTCTAATGTTGACTATTTGCCTCTTGTACTGGGCAGTTACAGCCGT CTACCTTGCATCCTCTGGGGAACCAGTCTATAAGGTTGTTTCTTCTGAAGGGAGCTGCCCCTCTGCCAACAGTACATGCACGCCTGAG TTCTTCAACAGAAGTGACATTTCCAAATATGAGCTATGTCAGGGCTCACAGTGTCTGTTTGCCTTCTACGGCGGGGAGACATCTTACCATCGCTACGTCTTCTGGTTTCAGCTGTCCaatctgctgctcttcttttgGTTGGTCAACTTTAGTTTGGCTCTAGAGCAGTGCTCCCTGGCTGGGGCATTTGCAAGCTACTATTGGTCCAGTAAGAAGCCTTGTGACATCCCATCTTGTCCACTGTTTTTGTCATTCTTCAGGGCCATCAG ATATCACACAGGATCTTTGGCATTTGGGGCTTTAATTGTTTCAGTTGTCCAACTGATCAAAATTGTGCTTCAGTACATGGATCAGAAACTCAGAG GTTTAAACAACAGCTTGTCCAGGTTCATAGCACACTGTCTGAAATGCTGTTTCTGGTGTTTGGAGAAATTAATCTGCTACGTGAACCACAATGCATACATCATG ATGGCAATCTATGGAAAGAGCTTCTGTACGTCGGCCAGAGAAGCTTTCTTTCTCCTCATGAGGAATGTAGTTAG GGTTTTTGTTCTTGACAGAGTGACAGatttcctgttgtttcttgGCAAATTACTAGTATCAGGAGGAATTG GTGTACTCGGGCTCTTCCTGTCCAGGCACATCCCATATGTCCAAGAAGTTCCTGATTTGAACTTCCACTGGGTCCCTCTACTGGTCAGAATGATAACACACCAGTAG